From the Senegalimassilia faecalis genome, one window contains:
- a CDS encoding molybdopterin-containing oxidoreductase family protein: MGQATMTRRSFAKVSALVASGAALGATIDVGNLVAAEAKVTSSGTRKVKTLCRACVARCAVIATVENGRVVKLEGNTEDGTTHGGLCAKGLSGIQALYNPNRNKYPMRRVGERGGNEWERITWEQAIDEIAQKLWESKKQYGPESIFMSTGGGGNPQFWSVNRFAAAIQSPNTFEPGCAQCYLPRMVSYKLMYGGDFMTGNCSMADSNCFEMYNPEVDIDAVVIWAAQPAADTPPGGGRVMADRRAAGCKTVVVDPRFTVDAARADVWLPIRAGSDVAMQLCWVKYMIEKRGYDADFCLKWTNLPYLVDPKTGIPVRAVDLGLVSKEENDAQMAATATDTLTGHATAKSNDNPALGYCGIPYFVIWDKKTGGPVAVPYPKSEEELNRFFDEETEAELFNDEGYTIDGVSGYKTAFQLTYERSREWTLEKTAEVTWCDAADIEAAIDIFCEAKTAGIVGGVATDQNPQSGQASAGYALLSLLNGDVEKPGALLQRFPKPAMADELGGMYGLVSADMERNRLGFSEHRGIGQWAMSVIPYVWDAIETGKPYKPRIWLERSGNKLQNLAETERCYNLLPQLDLIVHMYMYPTSFTIEAADYVLPILEWLESNQPIQILNKVFARQECTHLFETRNEAMIWSDLTKRMMELGDEDCREAIYDTKGMVAAAGGIPMPLTDTDERNAHVAGLGMTWDEFCDKAPYEFCSWEDWHTYYYYKQTDACGYLTGFGTASGKCEPYSEGYITLGLSASPWAMHPEVFVDNPVENPNAANSLVKYGYDPLPYYEEPEESPLTDTEYPLVMSNGRLPMYHHGTLRNVPYLREIYPVPEVWVYPDDAEKYGVKDGQWAWIRSRRAEIRGKVRVTKGVRPGEVYMERFWLPEFLDQEGKRDQSWCSVTVNRLSKSTGRLSDVNGTYTLRAYQVAIAPAESGPEGAWTEPEDFEPWMPQYSEPTEVIQTCVTL; this comes from the coding sequence ATGGGACAAGCGACAATGACGCGTCGCAGCTTCGCGAAGGTCTCGGCCCTTGTGGCCAGCGGCGCGGCGCTCGGCGCAACCATCGACGTGGGCAACCTGGTGGCTGCCGAAGCGAAGGTGACCAGCAGCGGCACCCGCAAGGTGAAGACGCTGTGCCGCGCCTGCGTGGCGCGCTGCGCCGTCATCGCCACCGTGGAAAACGGGCGCGTGGTGAAGCTTGAGGGCAATACCGAGGACGGCACGACGCATGGCGGCCTGTGCGCGAAGGGCCTGTCGGGCATCCAGGCGCTGTACAACCCCAACCGCAACAAGTACCCCATGCGTCGCGTGGGCGAGCGCGGCGGCAACGAGTGGGAGCGCATCACGTGGGAGCAGGCCATCGACGAGATCGCGCAGAAGCTGTGGGAGTCCAAGAAGCAATACGGCCCCGAGTCTATCTTCATGTCCACGGGCGGCGGCGGAAACCCGCAGTTCTGGAGCGTGAACCGTTTCGCGGCGGCCATCCAGTCGCCCAACACGTTCGAGCCGGGCTGCGCGCAGTGCTACCTGCCGCGCATGGTGTCGTACAAGCTTATGTACGGCGGAGATTTCATGACGGGCAACTGCTCTATGGCCGACTCGAACTGCTTCGAGATGTACAACCCCGAGGTCGACATCGACGCCGTGGTCATCTGGGCGGCGCAGCCGGCGGCCGACACGCCTCCGGGCGGTGGGCGCGTCATGGCCGACCGCCGCGCTGCGGGCTGCAAGACGGTTGTGGTGGACCCGCGCTTCACCGTGGACGCCGCGCGCGCCGACGTGTGGCTGCCCATCCGCGCCGGCTCCGACGTTGCTATGCAGCTGTGCTGGGTGAAGTACATGATCGAGAAGCGCGGCTACGATGCCGACTTCTGCCTGAAGTGGACGAACCTGCCGTACCTGGTGGACCCGAAGACGGGCATTCCGGTTCGCGCCGTTGACCTGGGCTTGGTGTCGAAAGAGGAAAACGACGCGCAGATGGCCGCCACGGCAACCGATACGCTGACGGGTCATGCCACGGCGAAGAGCAACGACAACCCGGCGCTTGGCTATTGCGGCATCCCGTACTTCGTCATCTGGGATAAGAAAACCGGCGGCCCCGTTGCCGTGCCGTATCCGAAGTCCGAAGAGGAGCTCAACCGCTTCTTCGACGAGGAAACGGAAGCTGAGCTGTTCAACGACGAGGGCTATACCATCGACGGCGTCAGCGGCTACAAGACGGCGTTCCAGCTTACCTACGAGCGTTCGCGCGAGTGGACGCTTGAGAAGACGGCCGAGGTGACGTGGTGCGATGCGGCCGACATCGAGGCGGCCATCGACATCTTCTGCGAGGCGAAGACGGCGGGCATCGTCGGCGGCGTTGCCACCGACCAGAACCCGCAGTCCGGCCAGGCTTCGGCGGGCTATGCGCTGCTTTCGCTGCTGAACGGCGACGTGGAAAAGCCCGGTGCGCTTTTGCAGCGTTTCCCCAAGCCTGCAATGGCCGATGAACTTGGCGGCATGTACGGCCTGGTCAGCGCCGACATGGAGCGTAACCGCCTTGGCTTTTCCGAGCATCGCGGCATCGGCCAGTGGGCCATGTCGGTCATCCCGTACGTGTGGGACGCCATCGAAACTGGCAAGCCGTACAAGCCGCGCATCTGGCTGGAGCGTTCGGGCAACAAGCTGCAGAACCTTGCCGAAACGGAGCGCTGCTACAACCTGCTGCCGCAGCTTGACCTGATCGTGCACATGTACATGTATCCCACCAGCTTCACCATCGAGGCGGCCGACTACGTGCTTCCCATCCTGGAATGGCTTGAGTCGAACCAGCCCATCCAGATTCTGAACAAGGTGTTCGCGCGCCAGGAGTGCACGCACCTGTTCGAGACGCGCAACGAGGCCATGATTTGGTCCGACCTGACCAAGCGCATGATGGAGCTTGGCGACGAGGACTGCCGCGAGGCCATCTACGACACGAAGGGCATGGTGGCCGCCGCCGGTGGCATCCCCATGCCGCTGACCGACACCGATGAGCGCAACGCGCACGTGGCCGGGCTTGGCATGACGTGGGACGAGTTCTGCGACAAGGCGCCGTACGAGTTCTGCAGCTGGGAAGACTGGCATACCTATTACTACTACAAGCAAACCGATGCCTGCGGCTACCTTACCGGTTTCGGCACGGCATCGGGCAAGTGCGAGCCGTACTCGGAGGGCTACATCACGCTTGGCCTGTCGGCAAGCCCGTGGGCTATGCACCCCGAGGTGTTCGTTGATAACCCCGTCGAGAACCCGAACGCGGCAAACTCGTTGGTCAAGTACGGTTACGACCCGCTTCCGTACTACGAGGAGCCCGAGGAAAGCCCGCTGACGGACACGGAATACCCGCTGGTGATGAGCAACGGCCGTTTACCGATGTACCACCACGGCACGCTGCGCAACGTTCCCTACCTGCGCGAGATCTACCCCGTCCCCGAGGTGTGGGTGTATCCCGACGACGCCGAGAAGTACGGCGTGAAAGACGGGCAGTGGGCCTGGATTCGCTCGCGCCGCGCCGAGATTCGCGGCAAGGTGCGCGTGACGAAGGGCGTGCGCCCCGGCGAGGTGTACATGGAGCGCTTCTGGCTTCCCGAGTTCTTGGACCAGGAAGGCAAGCGCGACCAATCGTGGTGCTCGGTCACCGTTAACCGCCTGTCGAAGTCGACGGGGCGTCTGTCCGACGTCAACGGCACGTACACGCTGCGCGCTTACCAGGTGGCAATCGCCCCGGCCGAAAGCGGTCCGGAAGGCGCCTGGACGGAGCCTGAGGACTTCGAGCCCTGGATGCCGCAGTACAGCGAACCCACGGAGGTGATTCAGACATGCGTAACGCTATAG
- a CDS encoding dimethyl sulfoxide reductase anchor subunit family protein, which translates to MVSRMEIQWSLVLFTVLTGAGGWMLACVAIDEFAGKTRATNKLAVVVAAVVACAGGIASVTHLSHPEHIMGALSHPTSGIFVEAALTGLMAVCAIVYFVLLVREASAGARKAFAVLGAVFGVLLSFMAGESYMMSSQLAWNTPLLPLGYAGTAMPLGVALYLALAAWRKEPDTSLFAKLLVAGGVVAALTAAAYGVVSGAGADQALLVWGLAVIVGGAAPAALGALAAKTPEQVLSLAAAAAVCCLAGATAYRCTMWLASVTVNNFFGLL; encoded by the coding sequence ATGGTGAGTAGGATGGAAATCCAGTGGTCGTTGGTCCTGTTCACCGTGCTGACGGGCGCGGGCGGCTGGATGCTGGCATGCGTGGCCATCGATGAGTTCGCCGGCAAGACGCGCGCTACGAACAAGCTTGCCGTCGTGGTGGCGGCTGTGGTGGCGTGCGCGGGCGGCATCGCGTCGGTGACGCACCTGTCGCATCCCGAGCACATCATGGGGGCGCTCAGTCACCCCACCAGCGGCATTTTCGTGGAGGCAGCGCTGACCGGGCTTATGGCCGTGTGCGCCATCGTGTACTTCGTGCTGCTGGTACGCGAGGCCTCTGCTGGTGCACGCAAGGCGTTTGCGGTGCTGGGCGCCGTGTTCGGCGTGCTGCTTTCGTTCATGGCCGGCGAATCGTACATGATGTCGTCGCAGCTGGCGTGGAACACGCCGCTTCTGCCGCTGGGCTATGCGGGCACGGCCATGCCGCTTGGCGTGGCGCTGTACCTGGCCTTGGCGGCCTGGCGCAAAGAGCCCGACACCAGTCTGTTCGCGAAGCTGCTGGTGGCCGGCGGCGTGGTGGCCGCGCTGACGGCGGCCGCGTACGGCGTTGTTTCTGGTGCCGGTGCCGACCAGGCGCTTTTGGTGTGGGGCTTGGCCGTTATCGTTGGCGGCGCGGCTCCTGCGGCGCTGGGCGCGCTGGCGGCGAAAACGCCTGAGCAGGTGCTTTCGCTGGCCGCAGCGGCGGCGGTGTGCTGCTTGGCTGGCGCCACCGCGTATCGCTGCACGATGTGGCTTGCGTCGGTGACGGTGAACAACTTCTTCGGCTTGCTGTAA
- a CDS encoding helix-turn-helix transcriptional regulator has translation MQQTNTSETAPAATGAQELLRGINTHLPAVSYLGFAFWFAWNLVAFSGSVWNTQADSAILISYLFIAHLLASVATLIALGTRGQRSMRAIVSHRFLAAGAAIGSAGTLLMILVGGGYIDSLATFIVGAALAGFGTTFMLARSATILCTTSPRRSFLSISLCALFAIGVYSFIEGYSFAIGVILFVLLPVFSALSLSVKRDSPQDLALINTIGKLPARFRNLLIAIFVYSLCQEVSKSYILTALPASQSMLCMRYVMLALVVLMLVFIALDLSTPPDKSIAHIFYPLALCFIVPQLAVSVLRETSPVLAAATLDFAGYGTDLFIWAICAYLGYQMRGNCVKVMCFGTAALSLGLASGSIVAIFLLDANISSAHFLVVNLTLAALCMLVTVIVFPENKLNDLIQPVEEEEDADDVSVRTQKALWKQACEEVAADGQLTTREAEVLLMLAKGMSAQQIADALVISIHTVRAHVRNIHAKLEVSNRAQIIELVEQKRDGICTGAPRA, from the coding sequence ATGCAGCAGACAAACACTTCGGAAACCGCGCCGGCAGCCACGGGCGCCCAGGAGCTTTTGCGGGGCATCAACACGCATCTGCCCGCCGTGTCCTATCTTGGCTTCGCGTTCTGGTTCGCGTGGAACCTGGTCGCGTTCTCGGGATCGGTGTGGAACACGCAGGCCGATTCGGCCATCCTTATCTCGTATCTGTTCATTGCGCACCTTCTGGCGTCGGTGGCAACGCTCATCGCGCTGGGCACGCGCGGGCAGCGCAGCATGCGCGCGATCGTCTCGCACCGCTTCCTGGCCGCCGGTGCGGCCATCGGATCGGCGGGGACGCTGCTGATGATCTTGGTCGGCGGCGGCTATATCGACAGCCTCGCCACGTTCATCGTCGGCGCCGCGCTTGCCGGCTTCGGCACCACGTTCATGCTCGCGCGCAGCGCCACCATCCTCTGCACCACCTCGCCGCGTCGCTCGTTTCTGTCCATCAGCCTGTGCGCGCTGTTCGCCATCGGCGTCTATTCGTTTATCGAGGGGTACTCGTTCGCCATCGGCGTCATCCTGTTCGTGCTGTTGCCCGTCTTCAGCGCGCTGTCGCTGTCGGTGAAGCGCGACTCGCCGCAAGACCTTGCCCTCATCAACACCATCGGCAAGCTTCCGGCGCGCTTCCGCAACCTGCTCATCGCCATCTTCGTGTACTCGCTGTGCCAAGAGGTGTCGAAAAGCTACATCCTCACCGCCCTGCCCGCCTCGCAATCGATGCTGTGCATGCGCTACGTCATGCTGGCGCTCGTGGTGCTGATGCTGGTCTTCATCGCGCTAGACCTGTCCACGCCGCCCGACAAGTCCATCGCCCACATCTTCTATCCGCTGGCGCTGTGCTTCATCGTGCCGCAGCTGGCCGTTTCGGTGCTGCGGGAAACCTCCCCCGTGCTTGCGGCGGCGACGCTTGACTTCGCCGGCTATGGAACGGATCTGTTCATCTGGGCCATTTGCGCCTACCTGGGCTATCAGATGCGCGGCAACTGCGTGAAGGTGATGTGCTTCGGCACCGCCGCGCTGTCGCTGGGCCTGGCCAGCGGGTCGATAGTCGCCATATTCCTGCTGGACGCCAACATCTCAAGCGCGCATTTTTTGGTGGTGAATCTCACGCTTGCCGCACTGTGCATGCTGGTGACGGTCATCGTGTTCCCCGAGAACAAGCTCAACGACCTCATTCAACCCGTTGAAGAGGAGGAAGACGCCGACGACGTGTCCGTGCGCACGCAGAAGGCCCTGTGGAAGCAGGCGTGCGAAGAGGTTGCCGCCGATGGGCAGCTGACAACGCGCGAGGCGGAGGTGCTGCTGATGCTGGCGAAGGGCATGAGCGCCCAGCAAATCGCCGATGCGCTGGTCATATCCATCCACACCGTGCGCGCGCACGTGCGCAACATCCACGCAAAGCTTGAAGTCAGCAACCGCGCGCAAATCATCGAGCTGGTGGAGCAGAAGCGCGATGGCATTTGCACAGGCGCACCAAGGGCATAG
- a CDS encoding 4Fe-4S dicluster domain-containing protein: protein MRNAIVVDLDRCSGCFSCEIACKMENGIALGSYYNKVMTVGPFGDFPHIQQYFLPVHCQQCENAPCVHVCPTGASYRDPDTNVVLVDKAKCIGCKYCMMACPYGVRSWNKEERVVEKCTLCGHLTAQGDLPACVHNCPGGARFYGDLDDPTSDASKALAAAEKSAVHTLTDVGNKPATHYILSERYAQWQESKDLAGSGRYMQKDGE from the coding sequence ATGCGTAACGCTATAGTGGTTGACCTGGACCGATGCTCCGGGTGCTTCAGCTGCGAGATTGCCTGCAAAATGGAGAACGGCATCGCGCTGGGGTCGTATTACAACAAGGTGATGACGGTGGGGCCGTTCGGCGACTTCCCGCACATCCAGCAGTACTTCCTTCCCGTGCACTGCCAGCAATGCGAAAACGCCCCGTGCGTGCATGTGTGCCCGACGGGCGCAAGCTACCGCGATCCCGACACGAACGTGGTGCTGGTGGACAAGGCGAAGTGCATCGGCTGCAAGTATTGCATGATGGCCTGCCCCTACGGCGTGCGCTCGTGGAACAAAGAAGAGCGCGTTGTGGAGAAATGCACGCTGTGCGGACATCTGACCGCGCAGGGTGACCTGCCGGCGTGCGTGCACAACTGCCCGGGTGGGGCGCGCTTCTACGGCGATCTGGATGACCCGACCTCGGATGCGTCCAAAGCGCTTGCCGCTGCCGAGAAGTCGGCCGTTCACACGCTGACCGACGTGGGCAACAAGCCTGCGACGCACTACATCTTGTCCGAGCGCTATGCGCAGTGGCAGGAATCGAAGGATTTGGCCGGATCGGGCCGCTATATGCAGAAAGATGGTGAGTAG
- a CDS encoding TorD/DmsD family molecular chaperone — METTQLQNERADACAERAGFWRYLSRLFYRELDEELLERLRGQAVLPLSDDFDADERAFARGSNKMAKYVLAQNPDTLTQSRCDYARVFLGAGSTTDDPVSPFESVYTSEEHLLMQGARDNMFRTLIAAGLALDDDYNMPEDHISFEFQYVAHLLDAEAAACRAGDAQAADAAQEQVRAFFENHIANWVPRFCQAAAQLARTPFYRGLCECTAAWVCLEQRCYADDDAAAEQEVA, encoded by the coding sequence GTGGAGACGACGCAGTTGCAAAATGAGCGCGCCGATGCGTGCGCCGAGCGCGCCGGCTTTTGGCGGTATTTGAGCCGACTGTTCTATCGAGAGCTCGACGAAGAGTTGCTTGAGCGTTTGCGCGGACAGGCGGTGCTGCCGCTGTCCGACGATTTCGATGCCGACGAGCGGGCGTTTGCGCGCGGGTCGAACAAGATGGCGAAGTACGTGCTTGCGCAAAACCCCGACACGCTGACGCAGTCGCGTTGCGATTACGCTCGCGTGTTTTTGGGGGCAGGGTCGACGACCGATGACCCGGTCAGCCCGTTTGAAAGCGTGTACACCAGCGAGGAGCACCTGCTGATGCAAGGCGCGCGCGACAACATGTTCCGCACGCTTATAGCCGCTGGGCTTGCGCTTGACGATGACTACAACATGCCCGAGGACCACATCTCGTTCGAGTTCCAGTATGTGGCCCACCTGCTTGACGCCGAGGCCGCGGCTTGCCGGGCCGGCGATGCGCAAGCGGCCGATGCCGCGCAGGAGCAGGTGCGGGCGTTTTTCGAGAATCACATCGCGAACTGGGTTCCGCGGTTTTGCCAGGCTGCCGCGCAGCTTGCGCGCACGCCGTTTTACCGCGGGCTGTGCGAGTGCACGGCGGCGTGGGTTTGCCTGGAGCAGCGCTGCTACGCGGATGACGATGCGGCGGCAGAGCAGGAGGTGGCGTGA